Sequence from the Pecten maximus chromosome 8, xPecMax1.1, whole genome shotgun sequence genome:
TTCGAATTAAGTTAGATATTCACTGAGACCAAATTGCTACGACTTTCGAATGTCTGTTTACTTAAATTCATGAAAGCATGGGATAAAATGTAGGTGACCATAACTGATAACGTAGGTTCTCCCGCTCCTGCTAAGACGTGTGGAGCGGGAGTACGAAAGACGCTGACAAGATGAAGATATATCCGAAAATACTGCCTTTAAGCAACTAACTGAAATTCAACAACGTAAAATGAAACCATATCAGAAATTCATGACACCCATATCAAACCTGTCCTATGCAGCGTGGTGCAAACCGACGCAAAAATGCAATAATCTGGTGATAGATCAACTGCTCAAACAGGGTATCGGCAGTCTGGAATTTTCAAGtgctaaggggagataattcaaaaGCACGCAACTGACAAAAGGGCGACAACTCTTAATCCGGTAACAAGACACCAAAAGgcctagtacatgtatattgtactctgataaacagatttatttattatcaaataaatctCATTATATTCACAAGCTGATAAGAAAACTTTTTTGTGACTCTGATTTCAGGTTACTTACAATTTGCAGGTTGGAGCTTCGTTTTTGGAACAAGTAATCGAATCGGTATACAGGATATTAATAAATGAATACACTTGACATATAGGATGAAATAAAGAAAGTGCCTTAATAAGTAATATATCagagatttatataaatatttgctgGATATATATAGATCTCTCTTGATGTAAttttctgtacaggtaacaggaaCCTTAATTTACCTGTTCTGGTAAGGTACATTTTTTTACCCGTGTACAGGTTACATGTAGTAATTACTCAACTGTTAAAACAAACATTCTACCTAGAATGTTTACAGAAGTTTTTGTGAAAATAGCATGACACCTTTATTATAACTGAATTTTATTTGAGGCATTTATCTTATTTGTTAAGGTATATATCAAagtaatattatctatatatccTCATATAAGCAATAaaaatatacttgtatatatataattacaaaacaaaaggttTTAAGTAGGGTTTAAAACATCTTCACTTTTTAAGTTTAATAATctattaatatatacacatgtaatcagagatctatatataactaactacatttgtatacatctatatatatatatagttatatagaattcttatactttgtttatttaaatcagaaaaaataatagtatatacatgtacatgtatatcatgtttaaatgtacatagattaattaattgataataaattattaacaCAATAATCTTTCTTtaaccatatatattatacattgtataggcaTGAAGGCCACACCTGTGTGCTGGTCAAAACCTATAGCAACAGGTCATGATCTCACCTTTGCAGCTGATTATAATTAGCCCCTTGGCCCCATCATCAGCTGTGAGAATGATACCCTATGTATTACCAGCAGGACTGACATGTAGGAATTATGTATAAGAGCTCAGATGATTTAATAATGCTGTTAAATTTGcttttatataaactgtttcaTCACAAGTTAGGGGTGATCAATATTTTATGGGGTAGgtcattattttatgcatgaaaTACTGACCCTGGTCGGTATTTTATGGggggtcaatattttatatgaaatcgGTATATTCGGATAACGAGCAGGGAATTTAAATGCATGTGAGCTCTATACGCTGTGATAGAATTCATTTAGAATATTCGTGCCAGTAGGTGTGTATATAGACTCTCGTTGGTCCCTAGATGTGCATATTGAGTTTTGAGGTTGCTCgagaaacaaaatggccgccatgcTGCCATTCTGaattaatttgttatttatattttttaaaaattcttcaAGGACCAATACAATTTTTGAAGTTATCTCTACTTTTCAGTAAGTTCTATATgaatctttcttaaatttcattgAGAGTTAATCTGTAGAAAAGCAGAGAAAAGATCATTCAATGTTAGGCGACAAAATCTCCCTTAGATATCTTGCTTATGTGAGTTTGAAGCAAAATGCATTATATTTGGATTTTTtctatttcagaaaaaaaacaagaaaaaaacgATGTGCCGAAAGAGCTACAGAATAACAGCAGTTTATGTCGCCATCGGCATTATCGAGATATTTCTTTTACAATATCTTAAAAACTCCATAGCGTCCTGGGAGACATTGACTGCAATTCATAAGCAAGACAGTAAGTCAACAAGAAATACAAGAAGTTCTCAGAACGCTTTGGTCAGCAAGATGGACAAACAAGtgaaaaacatttatttttataatccACAGTTTTTTCATGCGTTTGGTGATTGGATTTTAGACACCTGGGGAACAGCTAAGAAATTTGACGGTTGTCCTGTATCTGATTGTATTGTAACCAAAGGAAACATTACAATGGACAAAATAGATGCCATTATATTTAAGCCAAGAGACATGGGCAAATGCCCGCCAAGCAAACCGCCCGGACAAGTGTGGATATTTGCTGAATTCGAGAGCCCTAGCTATTATTTTCAAACGAAATGTTTTTATGATCTAAAGAATAAAGTGAATTGGACAATGACATATCGGCGAGATGCAGACTTTACTCTTGAGCATGGCTActtcagaaaaagaaataaaccCAAATACAGCAACAAGGAACTGGACGACATTTTTGCAAGGAAAAACAAGACGGCAGTGGTTTTCATTAGCCATTGTCCAGTAAAAAGTGAAAGATTAAAATTTGTCAAACTCCTGCAGTCCCATGGTGTACAAGTTGACGTCTTTGGCTCATGTGGGAAAATATTGAAACAGTGTGATAATAAACTTCGCTACCAGGCATGTTTCAACATATCAGGGGTTCTTCAACCTGATTGTTTCAATTTTGTTCTACCACAATATAAGTTTTTCCTTTCGTTTGAAAATTCTCTTTGTTTGGATTACACGACAGAAAAATCTCAACATCGCGTTATGCAACATCCGATCATACCAGTAATACGCGATGGCAGTAACACATCCATGTTACATCCTCCTCAGTCCTACATAAACACAGACGATTACAAATCTGTTAAAGAGCTTGCTGAGCATATGAAGATGTTGGCTGACAACAAGACAGCTTACTTGGAATATTTCAAATGGAAACAGCATTACTATTCGGAGGATATGTACTTGGAATGGAACGCAGCATTTTGCAGGATATGTGAAAGACTGCACAATCCGGACAATTATAGACGCATTTATGGTAACATTGCAGCTTGGCACATTTCACCGAGAGGACAAAATGCGTGTTACAATCCTACAGATCTCAAGCCATGACATCAATGAACACGTGTTCTGTAATACAAACTATATCAACATTGAAAACACGTGTGTTATAATACAAAGGATATCAACCCGAAACATCAACAATGAAAACACGTGTGTTATATTACAAAGTATATTAACCCGAAACATCAACAATGAAAACACGTGTGTTATAATTCGAAGGATATCAACACGTAACATCTGCCTCATTTGTGTTTGCCCGTCGTATACAATGACCCCTTAAACAATATTTAAGGGCACGTTAAAATGCAATATAGCAGTGGAAGACATGCACTTTAATCTAATTGCCGTTGTTAAAGCCAGTTTGACCATGTATTAGATATGTGTACAGTTCAGAAATACATGACTAATTACCGGATGTGCATTCTCTGTTGCCTTGTTAGATAATAAGTCTTAAATTGGGACTTAATCGTATGTATGTTCATTTGACTGATTTTGAGAGGACCTTTTCGCATATTCATGTCAACCTGAAGTCGGATTTGATTGAAAACGCAGTACCTAGTTCTTTGGTTAAATTCTGACCgctttcagtactttgatttcgTCTTTTAGCACGTTAGGGGTTCCGACAGAATtgcaattaaaacaattaaaaggaTATGACACGAATCATACCAACTAATGGTGTCCTTAAACAGTATATCACATTACCCTTATGATTGTATAccttgtacatgtttatataaactattgtcCAACGCTTATGCTTATCAAACTTCCTATCTAGGCTAATTACcgttatatgtcaataaaaaacTCAGATTACACTTCCTATCCAGGCTACTTACCGTTGTTTGTCAATGAACAACTCAGATTACACTTCCTATCCAGGCTACTAACCGTTGTCTGTCAATAAACAACTCAGATTACACTTCCTATCCAGGCTACTAACCGTTGTCTGTCAATAAACAACTCCGATTACACTTCCTATCCAGACTACTAACCGTTGTCTGTCAATAAACAACTCAGATTACACTTCCTATCCAGGCTACTTACCGTTGTCTGTCAATAAACAACTCAGATTACACTTCCTATCCAGGCTACTTACCGTTGTTTGTCAATGAACAACTCAGATTACACTTCCTATCCAGGCTACTTACCGTTGTTTGTCAATAAACAACTCCGATTACACTTCCTATCCAGGCTACTTACCGTTGTCTGTCAATAAACAACTCAGATTACACTTCCTATCCAGGCTACTTACCGTTGTTTGTCAATGAACAACTCAGATTACACTTCCTATCCAGGCTACTTACCGTTGTCTGTCAATGAACAACTCAGATTACACTTCCTATCCAGACTACTAACCGTTGTCTGTCAATGAACAACTCAGATTACACTTCCTATCCAGACTACTAACCGTTGTTTGTCAATAAGCAACTCCGATTACACTTCCTATTCAGGCTACTTACCGTTGTCTGTCAATGAACAACTCAGATTACACTTCCTATCCAGACTACTAACCGTTGTTTGTCAATGAACAACTCAGATTACACTTCCTATCCAGACTACTAACCGTTGTTTGTCAATAAACAACTCAGATTACACTTCCTATTCAGGCTACTAACTGTTGTTTGTCAATAAACAACTCCGATTACACTTCCTATTCAGGCTACTTACCGTTGTTTGTCAATGAACAACTCAGATTACACTTCCTATCCAGGCTACTTACCGTTGTTTGTCAATGAACAACTCCGATGACACTTCCTATCCAGGCTACTTACCGTTGTCTGTCAATGAACAACTCCGATTACACTTCCTATCCAGACTACTTACCGTTGTTTGTCAATGAACAACTCAGATTACACTTCCTATCCAGGCTACTTACCGTTGTTTGTCAATGAACAACTCCGATAACACTTCCTATCCAGGCTACTTACCGTTGTTTGTCAATGAACAACTCCGATTACACTTCCCATCCAGGCTACTTACCGTTGTTTGTCAATGAACAACTCAGATTACACTTCCTATCCAGACTACTAACCGTTGTTTGTCAATAAACAACTCAGATTACACTTCCTATCCAGACTACTAACCgttgtttgtaaataaacaacTCCGATTACACTTCCTATTCAGGCTACTTACCGTTGTTTGTCAATGAACAACTCAGATTACACTTCCTATCCAGACTACTTACCGTTGTCTGTCAATAAACAACTCCGATTACACTTCCTATCCAGGCTACTTACCGTTGTTTGTCAATGAACAACTCCGATTACACTTCCTATCCAGGCTACTTACCGTTGTTTGTCAATAAACAACTCCTATTGCACTTCCTATCCAGGCTACTTACCGTTGTCTGTCAATAAACAACTCCGATTAAATTTCCTATCAAGGCTGCTTACCGTTGTTTGTCAATGAACAACTTTTTCACAGAATTTTGCATTTCACTCTGATATTTCACGGTTTTCCATTTCAGTATTTGTTCGTCAGACTTTTGGGCAGGTCACCTTACATAAATATTAGCTATAGATACGTACATATTAAGAGATAACTCGACACAAATATGAACATGTATACATGggaaaaaatgataacaaaggTCGTACGAAGCTATGAATTTGACGGA
This genomic interval carries:
- the LOC117332185 gene encoding alpha-(1,3)-fucosyltransferase C-like, whose product is MDKIDAIIFKPRDMGKCPPSKPPGQVWIFAEFESPSYYFQTKCFYDLKNKVNWTMTYRRDADFTLEHGYFRKRNKPKYSNKELDDIFARKNKTAVVFISHCPVKSERLKFVKLLQSHGVQVDVFGSCGKILKQCDNKLRYQACFNISGVLQPDCFNFVLPQYKFFLSFENSLCLDYTTEKSQHRVMQHPIIPVIRDGSNTSMLHPPQSYINTDDYKSVKELAEHMKMLADNKTAYLEYFKWKQHYYSEDMYLEWNAAFCRICERLHNPDNYRRIYGNIAAWHISPRGQNACYNPTDLKP